A genomic stretch from Clostridia bacterium includes:
- a CDS encoding glycoside hydrolase family 5 protein — translation MIFVNACSSITSKEVPQSGVSLNGRLKVIKDENGIMRLANQKGAFISLRGMSTYNFNRVVVGEDTQNLLNNNAFSAMRKDWKCNVIRLAVYVPSEDNGYNGMKETTINNIDKAIKLATDNDMYVIVDWHVLTPGDPTDKTYQYAEEFFTTVAKKHGKKKNVMFEIMNEPNSYDIDDETFWEHIKPYAQKMVDLIRKYSKNIIIIGNPCWSQRPDLCAKSPIQGDNLMYSVHFYAGSHGEELRNNILSALNGGVAVFCTEWGVTNNTGNGPVYLTPEDGGVSDAETWLDFLDEHKISWCNWSMAAKRESSAALLRTTTLNPKSGVWQESELSESGKFVRARLRSYVDDNTNK, via the coding sequence TTGATTTTTGTTAACGCATGCAGTTCTATAACTAGTAAAGAAGTTCCTCAATCAGGAGTAAGCCTTAACGGCAGATTAAAGGTAATAAAGGATGAAAATGGTATAATGCGGCTAGCAAATCAAAAAGGAGCCTTTATATCTTTAAGAGGAATGAGTACATACAACTTTAACCGAGTAGTTGTAGGGGAAGATACTCAAAACTTACTCAATAACAATGCATTTTCAGCCATGAGAAAAGACTGGAAATGCAATGTTATAAGGTTGGCTGTTTATGTACCGAGCGAAGATAATGGTTACAACGGCATGAAAGAAACGACTATAAATAATATAGATAAAGCGATAAAATTGGCAACTGACAATGATATGTATGTGATAGTGGATTGGCATGTGCTTACTCCTGGAGATCCGACCGATAAAACTTATCAATATGCTGAAGAGTTTTTTACAACGGTGGCTAAAAAGCATGGCAAGAAAAAGAATGTTATGTTTGAAATAATGAATGAACCCAATAGTTATGATATCGATGATGAAACTTTTTGGGAACATATAAAGCCCTATGCTCAAAAAATGGTTGATTTGATTAGAAAATATTCAAAAAATATAATTATTATTGGAAATCCTTGTTGGTCTCAAAGGCCTGATCTTTGCGCTAAAAGTCCAATACAAGGCGATAACTTGATGTATTCAGTACATTTTTATGCTGGCAGTCATGGTGAAGAGTTGCGAAATAATATTCTTTCAGCCTTAAATGGCGGTGTTGCGGTATTTTGCACTGAATGGGGAGTAACTAATAATACGGGTAATGGACCTGTTTATCTTACTCCTGAGGATGGTGGAGTATCTGATGCTGAAACATGGCTAGATTTTTTGGATGAACATAAAATAAGCTGGTGTAACTGGTCTATGGCTGCAAAAAGAGAAAGTTCAGCTGCATTATTAAGAACCACTACACTTAATCCAAAATCAGGCGTTTGGCAAGAAAGTGAGCTATCTGAAAGCGGAAAATTTGTTAGAGCACGCCTAAGAAGTTATGTTGATGATAATACTAATAAATGA
- a CDS encoding LacI family DNA-binding transcriptional regulator, whose product TLKDIALKCGVSVGAVSKALNDSPDIGVETKQYIREMARKLGYRPNFYARTLKTNHSYNIGILFDDATNNGFGHAFFSKILSAFRGEMESNDYDLTFIARNSRAGESYIEHARHRRLEGVMVACVDYNDDGIIELLESEIPSVAIDYISDKFSCVYSDNYNGLMSLTSYCFEMGHKKVAFIHGQHTCVTDERIKGYKDAFKKYNIPFREEYLVEGEYYSIDTTYNKMKQLIKLPDPPSCVIISDDYCMFGAQKAAYEMGLSIPWHISIAGYDDIKIAPYFTPPLTTVRQDAFLIGKTAAEILLYDIANKSKSNHNIEIPTQLIQRGSIRKL is encoded by the coding sequence TTACTCTTAAGGATATTGCCTTAAAATGTGGTGTTTCGGTAGGTGCGGTGAGTAAGGCACTCAACGACAGTCCTGATATAGGTGTCGAAACCAAACAATATATACGAGAAATGGCTAGAAAGCTTGGTTATCGTCCAAATTTTTATGCCAGAACACTCAAGACTAATCATTCTTATAATATAGGAATATTATTTGATGATGCTACTAACAATGGTTTTGGTCATGCGTTTTTCTCTAAGATATTGAGTGCTTTTAGAGGCGAAATGGAGAGTAATGACTATGACCTCACATTTATAGCAAGAAACTCAAGAGCAGGTGAGTCATATATAGAACACGCGCGTCATCGTAGATTGGAGGGGGTCATGGTGGCGTGCGTGGATTATAATGATGATGGAATAATCGAATTGTTGGAATCAGAAATTCCTTCAGTTGCTATTGATTATATTAGCGATAAGTTTTCATGTGTGTATTCTGATAACTATAATGGGCTTATGAGTCTTACTTCATATTGCTTTGAAATGGGACATAAAAAAGTAGCTTTTATACACGGACAGCATACTTGCGTAACTGATGAAAGAATAAAGGGATATAAAGACGCTTTTAAAAAATATAATATACCTTTTCGTGAAGAGTATTTGGTTGAAGGCGAGTACTACTCTATAGATACAACTTATAATAAAATGAAACAGCTTATTAAGTTGCCTGATCCGCCTTCATGTGTGATTATTTCTGACGACTATTGTATGTTTGGGGCGCAGAAAGCAGCTTATGAAATGGGCTTGTCTATTCCTTGGCATATATCGATAGCGGGATACGATGATATCAAAATTGCTCCATATTTTACACCTCCGCTTACAACTGTTAGACAGGATGCTTTCTTGATTGGTAAAACTGCCGCTGAAATTCTTTTGTACGATATAGCCAATAAGTCAAAATCAAACCACAATATTGAAATTCCTACTCAATTAATTCAACGCGGTTCAATTAGAAAACTTTAA